The DNA segment TGCCTTCCGTGACAATCAGACCGGCCGATGCTCTTTGTGCGTAATATTTCGCCATCATCTGGTTAGCAACGTTACCTGGTTGGCTGGCACGCGAACGGGTCATCGGAGGCATGACGATACGGCTTTTAAGTGAAAGTTTACCGAGTTTTATTGGTTGGAATAGTGCGTTGCTCATTTTGTCATTCCTGTAGATTAGCGAACTTGAGTTATTTCAGTAGGTCAAGTGTACTGCCAACCAATACCAACATGAAATTATCAAATATTATGTATTCAATAATTTGACGTTATAATATGGTGGCATTGATACGCGGATACTTCGATGGGGAGACAAGAACAAACTAGGCCTATTATGACTAGGCGGTGTAAGAAAACATAGATAACAATGTGTCAAATGAATAAAAACGGTAGTGCCAGCAGACAGGAAAACAATTAGTTAACAAATTAACTACATTTAAATCACAAAACCAAAGTCTATAGGTATAAAAAACGAACATCAACGGATATATTATCCGTTAATGACTAATTGAATTCACGGAGTGAATATTGTTTTGGTTATCAATACAATGGATTGACGGAGTTAGTTAATGAATATTTCCAGCACCAGCGCCAACCTAGTTCAGCTAAATGATTTTCAAAATGAAATGTTATTACTGCTCGATTCAAGCCTCAATGTTTCAAGGCTCGCAAGTTACCTTGTTGACGAACGGTCGCGTCCAATTTGCTATCAGACGTCCAAAATTCAACCATCGATGCATAGAGAATATTTAGACGGTTTCTACAAAGAAGACCCTCTTTATCCTGAACATTTTAAATCCCCAAAAGACCGAATAATAAAGATGAGTGACCTTGTTTCTCCAATGAAACAGCGTTCCAATATCTACTACCAAGATTTCATTAAGCCATGGAAAGTCCAAGAAATTGTCGAGCTCTATTTTTATCATAATAACAATCTAATCGGTGGGGCTTCCTTATTTTTTGATCAGTCTGTTAATCCGCCCTCTAAGGATGACTTCATCCGTTTGGGAGCGCTTCATCGATACATTGAGTTTAGCTTAGGTCAACAACTCAAAACCGTCACTCAGTTGAGTTTTGATGACTTTTGCGATCAGTTTATTCTAACCAATAAAGAACGAGTCGTCCTCCAGTTGGCTATTCAAGGGTTGGCAAATAAAGTGATGGCGCAAAAATTAACCTGCAGTCTATCAACCGTTAAGACTCACCTACAGCATCTTTTTGCAAAGCTTAAAGTAAACAGTAAAGTAGAAATGATCAATAAAGTGTACCGTTCGAAATGTATTTTATAGCGTGAAAAACGTTATTTTTTATACCACGCAGGCTAAAGTCTCAATACCGCTCTAGTCTGCGTGTAGGTTAAATCTAATGTCGCTCTGAACTATTTATTGATATTTACAACCTGTAATAAGCTGTTTTCTAATAATCCTTCTAGTCCAAACTCCACACCAAAACCCGACATTTTGCAGCCGCCAAATGGCGCATGAGGGAGGACTTCCGCATGACCGTTTATCCAGACCGAACCGCATTCTAGTTGCAATGAAAGGACAAGTGCTGCGTCTACATCGCCCCATACGGATCCACCAAGGCCAACCTCGCTATCATTCGCCATTGCAACAGCGTCGGAAACCTCATCATATGAGATAACAGGGAGCACCGGACCAAACTGCTCTTGATCAACTATTGCCATCCCATTAACTGCGTTACCCACAATGGTTGGAGGATAAAAATAGCCCATTTTATCTAGCCTAGCACCACCAGCATAAATTGTCGCACCGTCTCTTTTGGCCTCTTCCACCAAACCTATTACCTTCTCTAACTGCTTTATATTTTGCACGGGCCCGAACGTAGACGATGGTTCAAAACCATCACAGACGACTTGCTTGTTAGCTATCTCTGCCAGCAACTGACAAAGCTCATCATGTTGTGACTTATGTACATAAAGGCGCTTCAACGCCGCACATGTTTGCCCCATATTTATAAAGGAGGTACCAAAGATACCCTCTGCAATCGCATTTAAATCTGCATTTGGCAATACTATTCCAGCATCATTGCCACCCAATTCAAGAGTTAGCCTTTTCAGGTTACCTGCCGCGGATTTCATAATATGTTGCCCGGTTTGAGTAGAACCAGTGAAGACTATCTTTTCTATGCCCTTGTGCTCACTCATCGCTTTGCCGAGTGAAGTCTCGCCAGAAAGTACGCTAAACACCCCTTTTGGTAACACATTTTGCAACAACTCCCCAAGCAAAAGGGTATTAATCGGTGTTAACTCAGAAGGTTTGTTGATTACCGTATTCCCCATGCGAAGTGCAGGAATAATGTGCCAAATTGCAATCATTAATGGCCAGTTCCAAGGTGTAATCGATCCTACAACACCGATCGCTTTGCGTCGTCCTTCAATGCGCTTGTTTGGCGAATCTTCATATACCTCGACCGGGATCTCAATACTGGTCGCGTGTCGCGTCCACGCAATTGCACCGCCAACTTCCATCTGAGCAAGCGACAACGGTTTCCCTTGCTCTTTTACGATGGTTTCGGCCAATATTGCTGCATTCTCTTCAATTTTGTTCGCGATTTCGTTGATATAGGTATCACGTGTTGATTGAGGCAATTGGCTCCAGCCTTTAAAGGCATTCTGTGACGCCTCAACTGCTGTATTTAACTGTGCAATAGAAGCCGCTGGTGCACTGAAAGCGATCGTTTCATTCGCAGGGTTTACTACATTCATTGAAGGCATTTCGCCCATGACTGAACAGCCATTTATGGTTAATCCTATCTTATTCATTACTTTATTCCTCTCTATAATATCGCTGTTCGTTAACGAGCTTGTTGTTTCGCGTTTACACATGGACAGTCTTCGCTTTAGATTTATTTTCTCTAATTAAACTGAAGATAAATAGAGTGACGGAAAGCACTATCACTCCTAACAACACTAGACTAATCGGACGGTCTACAAAGATGCTGAGGTCACCATTAGATACGCCCAATGCTTGCTTACTGCGGGTAACAAAAACAGGCCCTAAAACTAAACCGAGTATGATAGGTACTGCTGGAATATGTTCCCGTTTTAAAATGTAGCCAAATACAGCGAAACCTAACGCTATCAACGCATCAGAAAACTGATAATTTTGGCTATAGCTCCCAATAAAACCAAGCACAAGGATAAGCGCACCGATAAAGCGGCCTCGAATACGGGTAAGATTAACTATCCATTTGCTGGTAAATGTTAGGAACAAAAAAGCAACAATATTTATAAGGAACAATGAAATATAGAGACCGGATATGAACTCTGGTTTCTCCGCAAATAGTGTTGGTCCCGGTATGTAATTGTGAACCATAAAAACAGAGAGCAGCATCGCCATAAGTGCGTCAGCAGGGATCCCAAACGCCAATAATGGAATCATAACCGAGGCAGTAACCGCGTTATTAGACGTCTCCGATGCAATAAGTCCTTCCTCTGCACCCTGACCAAATTTCTCTGGATTTTTGGAAAACTTCTGGGCCAAAGTATAAGAGAAGAACTGAGACCCAAACTCCCCTACGCCGGGTAGCAACCCCATAACCACACCTAAAGCGGCGGAGCGTAGAACCGTCCATTTATATTTAAATACAGTTACCATGCCTGAAAAGCGGCCTTTTCCTTCATACTTTGTGACCTGTGAATCGTTCCCTTTTTGCGATAGAAGAACGAACGCTTGTGACATTGCGAAAAGACCAATTACGGTAGGCACCAACGGGATACCACCCAAAAGCCATTCCTGACCAAACGTATAGGTTAATGTATTGTAAGAGCGGTCAATGCCGATTGAACCTAGAAAGATACCCAGCCCTAACATCATAGCGGCAGGAAAAGCTTGTTTGTAATGTGCCATCACAACAAAGATCATGCCTAGCGCGGCTAACATAGCAAACTCAGCAGACCCAAAGTGATTGGCTACTTGGGATAATACTGGCGCAAGGAGAACCAAAGAAAGTACGCTGATAATACCGCCTATAAATGACGAGGAATACGCAATAGAAAGTGCCTTTTTACCCTCACCTCTTTTGGTCATTGGATAACCGTCATACGTCGTTAGCACGGCTACGGGCGTACCTGGCGTATTCATTAAAATAGCGGGAATCGCCCCGCCATACCACGCACCGCCATAGACTCCGAGTAATAAAGTAACACCCGGAAGAGGATCTAACGTAAAAGTGAGAGGAAGCAAAATAGCAATTACTCCTGCAGGTTCTAGGCCCGGAATAGAGCCTATAGAAACCCCTAAGAGTGCACCACAAACAATCGCTAACATGACGTTCAACGTGGCAATTTCATTTATCCCAAGAAGTATAATATCCATATCTTTCTATCACTCGGTCGGTTTTATAAATACATATTTGCAAATTCAGAGAATTGCGCAGGCAGTAGAGAATAGAGCCAAACATCAGGTAGCCAAAAATTAACCAGAACTCTAAATACCAGCACCATAGCAACAACGGATATGGCTGAAATTGATACCCAAAACCGGGTAAACAAATTGCTTATCCAAAGCATGGTAAGGATGAAAATCAAACTCGACGGCGCAAACCCAATGACAGACAAACTACGGATATACAACATAAAAAATAGGCTAATAATGATAGCGGTTCGGTACTTACTGATAGCAGAGAATGCGAGTTCGACCGGGTTAATACCTTTAAGACAGTGAATATTCTTAGCCGTATTGAACAGCAAATAAATGCCACTAAATGTTAAAATGATATACAACCCGACAAAAGGAAATACAAAAGGTTGGGTGTACCATCCATGTGCTTTTACCACCTCTTTTGCCTGCATAGGTTGTAATAGAATAAGCGTCAACGACCCTAAAAATGAGGATAAGTAAAAGTAATAATGAGACGATGACTGACTATCAGTGGACGTTTCATCCTTTACCTTATCGTTTGTTTTTTCTCTGTTCTCAATAGCCATGGAGCCTCCTGCTAGGTAGGACGAAATTGAACACTATTTCGTCCATTTGACTTAGTTCATGTATTCCAATAAACCTTGGGCACTAGCATAATCGTCTGCAATCACTTGTTGAGCTTGGTCACCGCCAATCCAGAATACGCTCGCGCCGGTGCTGGCACTTATTTCAGCTACACGGTCGGTAGCCAACGCTGCCTGAGCTATTTCCGCAATACGGTTTTTAATCTTCTCCGACGTTCCTTTCTTAACAAATAGACCGTTCCACGTTGTTTGAGCGATACCGGTTTGCTCCTCAAGTGTCGGGACATTTGGACTGAGATTTAGTCGTTCATGGGTAATAGACGCAATTATTTTGACATCACCAGATTTAAGACATGAAAGTATGGTCTGTGTAACGGTGTTGATTACGGTCGCGTCACCATTTGCAAGCGTCGAACAATTGATAGAATCAAATGGCGCATTTGATGAGAACTTAAGACCAATTTCATCCGCTGCTTTAAACGTGATCGCCGTTGGAAGTGCTTGATAACCAAAGTGTGCAAGAGAGACCGGATTCGATTTAGAAAATTCAGCTAACTCTTTCATATTGTTATATGGTGCGTCAGCTTTAACCGCGATGACAAACGGGTAGTCTAGGAAGATTCCAACAGGGTCAAATGTATTTTGATCAAAAGGCGCATTGCCAGACAAGATTTGAGTCGTTAGAAGGTCCGCCACAAATGAACCAATCGTTAAACCGTCGTTTCGAGCTCTTGAGACTTCAGAAGCACCAATAATACCGCCACCTCCCGGTTTATTGACCACGGTGGCGGGCTTGCCGGTTTCCTTCGACATCTCTTCAGCAATGATACGGGTAAGAATGTCTTCGAGATCGCCAGGAGGCCACGGCACAATAAATTTTACAGGTCTATTGGGGTAATCGGCTGCATTGACCATCATTGGTGTCAACAGTATTGATAATATCATCCAAGTAAAAATAGCAATTTTGTTCATGATAATTCCTTATATTTAAACAATCCTAAGTGATCTCTTTAATTTACCTTGTGACTTTTGGTACTGACTATAGGCACGATCAAGACCGGAACAACTGATTCTTGTAATACTTTGTGCGAGGTTGAGCCGAGAAAGACCCTTGATAACGCACTCACTTCCCTATTCCCCATCACTATCATTCCCGCGTTGTATTGCTTAGAAGCATTAACGATGACTTCTTCAGGCGAACCAAACTGGATATGGATTGAAAAGTGTGGGAATGCCTCTAATGTGGAAAGTTCTGTTGTCACAAAACGATTGATTCTGTTTCTAACATTAGAAATTATCGACTCTTTATGCTGCGCAGAATGACTCTTTTCGATATTTTTTGGCAAAAGGGAATGAGATGCGTCTGGGGTGATTTTGTTCACCTTATCGACGGCATGCACATAGATGATCTCTGCATGATGAGAGATCGCCTCCTTCACTGCCACATGAAAAGCGGTTCGGCTGCCCTCACCAATATCTGATGCGTAAATAATGACGTTAATTTCGTTGCTCATTGTGTGTTCCATCGTTAAATGACCGATTCATTACAGGCGATGTTAGATCAGAAAGAAATCAACCATAAGGATGAAACGTTAAAATTATGTAACGAATTTACTTTTATTTTACATATCAACCTAACGGCTGATAGCCGCATTGAAATGAGCGTGATTAGATAAATGGGTCTGAAGCACAATAAAAGGAATTAAGATGAGGCATTTAGATTCTCTTACTTATTATGCTGCTACCAAAAAATATGACTTAAGCTTTCCGAGATTGACAGAAGATCTTGAAGTAGATGTTGTCATTATTGGTGGCGGTTTTACGGGCGTTAACACCGCACTAGAATTAGCTGAAAAAGGCATTACAAACACGGTAATTCTCGAAGGGCGCTATCTGGGTTACGGAGGCACAGGTCGCAATGGTGGCCAAATCATGGCTGGATTAGGTCATGACTTAGATACGGTGAAAAAGCACGTTGGTCCAGAGGGGTTACAAGAGCTGTTTAAGATAGGTAACCTTGGCGCCGCTATAATTAAGGCGCGTGTCGACAAGTATAATATCGACGCCGACTTCCGTCATGGCTACGCCTACCTAGGCAGTAACTCTCGTCAAGAAAAGACGCTTCGTGCATGGGAAAAAGAGTTTACCTCAGTTTCTCCAGACGAAGATATCCAGCTCTTAACAGGATCTGAAATAAAGCAAGTCGTAGGGTCATCCGCCTATAGCTGTGCCCTTAAACATATGGGCGCGGGTCATGTTCACTCATTAAATTTGTTGCTTGGTGAAGCAAAGGCCGTCAGCGAAATATATGGTGTGACGATATTCGAAAACTCGATGGCAATATCGGTCGATTACGGTTCAACCATAACGGTGAAAACACCAACTGGCAGTGTTAAGGCCAAGAAAATGCTATGGGCTTGCAACGGTTTCCTTGATGGAATGGAACCAGAGATACACGGAAAGACCATCAACACTTACGCTTTTCAACTCGCCACTGAGCCACTATCTGACGAGTTAATTGAAGAAATAAGCCCAATTCGCGGCGCATACAGCGATATTCGTCCAGTGATCGATTACTACCGAGTTACAAACGAAAATAGGTTGTTATTTGGCGCAGCAACACGCGCATTAGAATATATTCCTAAGGATTTAAAGGCATGGAACAGAACGCAAATGCTGAAAATTTTTCCCTACTTAGATAAGGTCAACATTGATCTCGCGTGGGGAGGACCACTCTGTTGCAGCGCAAATCTATTCCCGCAGGTCGGTACATTAAAAGAACACTCGAACGTGTTTTATGTCCAAGGTTATTCTGGGT comes from the Vibrio sp. DW001 genome and includes:
- a CDS encoding helix-turn-helix transcriptional regulator produces the protein MNISSTSANLVQLNDFQNEMLLLLDSSLNVSRLASYLVDERSRPICYQTSKIQPSMHREYLDGFYKEDPLYPEHFKSPKDRIIKMSDLVSPMKQRSNIYYQDFIKPWKVQEIVELYFYHNNNLIGGASLFFDQSVNPPSKDDFIRLGALHRYIEFSLGQQLKTVTQLSFDDFCDQFILTNKERVVLQLAIQGLANKVMAQKLTCSLSTVKTHLQHLFAKLKVNSKVEMINKVYRSKCIL
- a CDS encoding aldehyde dehydrogenase family protein; translated protein: MNKIGLTINGCSVMGEMPSMNVVNPANETIAFSAPAASIAQLNTAVEASQNAFKGWSQLPQSTRDTYINEIANKIEENAAILAETIVKEQGKPLSLAQMEVGGAIAWTRHATSIEIPVEVYEDSPNKRIEGRRKAIGVVGSITPWNWPLMIAIWHIIPALRMGNTVINKPSELTPINTLLLGELLQNVLPKGVFSVLSGETSLGKAMSEHKGIEKIVFTGSTQTGQHIMKSAAGNLKRLTLELGGNDAGIVLPNADLNAIAEGIFGTSFINMGQTCAALKRLYVHKSQHDELCQLLAEIANKQVVCDGFEPSSTFGPVQNIKQLEKVIGLVEEAKRDGATIYAGGARLDKMGYFYPPTIVGNAVNGMAIVDQEQFGPVLPVISYDEVSDAVAMANDSEVGLGGSVWGDVDAALVLSLQLECGSVWINGHAEVLPHAPFGGCKMSGFGVEFGLEGLLENSLLQVVNINK
- a CDS encoding tripartite tricarboxylate transporter permease; amino-acid sequence: MDIILLGINEIATLNVMLAIVCGALLGVSIGSIPGLEPAGVIAILLPLTFTLDPLPGVTLLLGVYGGAWYGGAIPAILMNTPGTPVAVLTTYDGYPMTKRGEGKKALSIAYSSSFIGGIISVLSLVLLAPVLSQVANHFGSAEFAMLAALGMIFVVMAHYKQAFPAAMMLGLGIFLGSIGIDRSYNTLTYTFGQEWLLGGIPLVPTVIGLFAMSQAFVLLSQKGNDSQVTKYEGKGRFSGMVTVFKYKWTVLRSAALGVVMGLLPGVGEFGSQFFSYTLAQKFSKNPEKFGQGAEEGLIASETSNNAVTASVMIPLLAFGIPADALMAMLLSVFMVHNYIPGPTLFAEKPEFISGLYISLFLINIVAFLFLTFTSKWIVNLTRIRGRFIGALILVLGFIGSYSQNYQFSDALIALGFAVFGYILKREHIPAVPIILGLVLGPVFVTRSKQALGVSNGDLSIFVDRPISLVLLGVIVLSVTLFIFSLIRENKSKAKTVHV
- a CDS encoding tripartite tricarboxylate transporter substrate binding protein, translating into MILSILLTPMMVNAADYPNRPVKFIVPWPPGDLEDILTRIIAEEMSKETGKPATVVNKPGGGGIIGASEVSRARNDGLTIGSFVADLLTTQILSGNAPFDQNTFDPVGIFLDYPFVIAVKADAPYNNMKELAEFSKSNPVSLAHFGYQALPTAITFKAADEIGLKFSSNAPFDSINCSTLANGDATVINTVTQTILSCLKSGDVKIIASITHERLNLSPNVPTLEEQTGIAQTTWNGLFVKKGTSEKIKNRIAEIAQAALATDRVAEISASTGASVFWIGGDQAQQVIADDYASAQGLLEYMN
- a CDS encoding universal stress protein gives rise to the protein MSNEINVIIYASDIGEGSRTAFHVAVKEAISHHAEIIYVHAVDKVNKITPDASHSLLPKNIEKSHSAQHKESIISNVRNRINRFVTTELSTLEAFPHFSIHIQFGSPEEVIVNASKQYNAGMIVMGNREVSALSRVFLGSTSHKVLQESVVPVLIVPIVSTKSHKVN
- a CDS encoding FAD-binding oxidoreductase; the encoded protein is MRHLDSLTYYAATKKYDLSFPRLTEDLEVDVVIIGGGFTGVNTALELAEKGITNTVILEGRYLGYGGTGRNGGQIMAGLGHDLDTVKKHVGPEGLQELFKIGNLGAAIIKARVDKYNIDADFRHGYAYLGSNSRQEKTLRAWEKEFTSVSPDEDIQLLTGSEIKQVVGSSAYSCALKHMGAGHVHSLNLLLGEAKAVSEIYGVTIFENSMAISVDYGSTITVKTPTGSVKAKKMLWACNGFLDGMEPEIHGKTINTYAFQLATEPLSDELIEEISPIRGAYSDIRPVIDYYRVTNENRLLFGAATRALEYIPKDLKAWNRTQMLKIFPYLDKVNIDLAWGGPLCCSANLFPQVGTLKEHSNVFYVQGYSGFGVTPSHIVCKVLAEGMSEKTERYELISNIPHVNVLGKDYIAPALLTSGKVWHQVSGYWTGRR